A section of the Cutibacterium granulosum genome encodes:
- the lexA gene encoding transcriptional repressor LexA, with protein sequence MEQHEHPHRQLAGTTPVPAPGDVVPDPAILTPRQRKVYEFIVTNVDERGYPPSVREIADQVGLSSTSSVHYQLRALEDKGFIRRDPRRPRALEIVGHNRPAPITTHSIPVSDGGDADSITVPLVGRIAAGAPILAEQSVEDTMAVPTQLLGHGTHFMLEVHGDSMIDAAICDGDWVIVRQQQQAENGEIVAALIDDEATVKMLSQHSGHTWLLPRNPAYSPIDGDHASIMGKVVAVMRRI encoded by the coding sequence ATGGAGCAGCACGAGCACCCCCATCGACAACTGGCTGGGACGACACCTGTCCCGGCGCCCGGTGACGTCGTACCAGATCCGGCGATCCTCACACCGCGCCAGCGCAAGGTCTACGAGTTCATCGTCACCAACGTTGATGAGCGCGGGTACCCGCCGAGCGTGCGCGAGATCGCCGACCAGGTTGGCCTCTCCAGCACATCGTCAGTGCACTACCAGCTCAGGGCTCTGGAAGACAAGGGATTCATCCGGCGCGATCCCAGGCGACCACGGGCACTGGAGATCGTGGGGCACAACCGCCCCGCACCGATCACCACACATTCCATCCCCGTGAGCGACGGGGGTGATGCCGACTCGATCACCGTGCCGCTCGTCGGTCGAATTGCGGCTGGCGCCCCGATCCTTGCCGAGCAGAGCGTTGAGGACACCATGGCCGTACCCACCCAGTTGCTCGGTCACGGTACGCATTTCATGCTGGAGGTTCACGGTGACTCCATGATCGACGCAGCAATCTGCGACGGGGACTGGGTGATCGTGCGCCAACAGCAGCAAGCCGAGAACGGTGAGATCGTTGCAGCACTCATCGACGACGAGGCGACCGTCAAGATGCTCTCCCAACACTCTGGGCACACCTGGCTGCTGCCACGCAATCCCGCCTACTCTCCCATCGACGGTGACCATGCCAGCATCATGGGCAAGGTGGTCGCCGTCATGCGCCGGATCTGA
- a CDS encoding vitamin B12-dependent ribonucleotide reductase, whose product MTETKATSRTSNSRRKGLHIERFFSTEGTHPYDEVTWERRDVVQTNWRTNEVVFEQRGVEFPDFWSANAATIVTNKYFRGALGTVQREASLKTLIDRVVAVYVSTGKKNGYFVTDADATVFGEELTWLLLHQYFSFNSPVWFNVGTASPQQVSACFILSVDDSMESILHWYTEEGMIFKGGSGAGVNISRIRSSKELLSSGGTASGPVSFMRGADASAGTIKSGGATRRAAKMVVLDIDHPDIEEFIETKAREEDKIRALSAAGFDMGIGGKDVNSVQYQNANNSVRVSDDFMHAVEKGEKFGLRARTTDKIIEEVDARDLFGKVAKAAWECADPGIQFDDTINSWHTSANTGRINASNPCSEYMSLDNSSCNLASLNLLRFLDEDVFDIDKFRRAVELVITAMDISICFADFPTESIAETTRKFRQLGIGYANLGALLMAQGLGYDSDGGRALAAAITSLMTGVAYRRSAELAGIVGPYEGYAANTEPHKAVMRKHRDANADVQPLHTNDKAVLAAAKAEWDQVIEIGDRNGYRNAQASVLAPTGTIGFMMDCDTTGIEPDFSLVKFKKMVDGDSMQIVNQTVPRALTNLGYAPEQIAEIVEHIREHGSVIDAPHLAEEHYEVFDCAMGARFIAPMGHVRMMAAVQPFLSGAISKTVNLPESSTVEDIADVYMQGWKLGLKALAVYRDNCKVSQPLSDKKDEEDATPEPEVRVEYRPRRQRLPKSRAGRTTSFQVAGAGGYLTTGAYDDGRLGEIFLKLGKQGSTLAGVMDALSISVSIGLQYGVPLESFVQKFSNLKFEPAGMTDDPDIRIAQSIIDYIARRLALDYLDFDERAELGIYTAAERAQYVETGSYQFEDEDAELIESESLKSTPADRVQVHEDGANQPGLFDPDPSAAAQGENAHTSAELVEEMTGMAVDAPLCMTCGTKMRPSGSCYVCESCGSTSGCS is encoded by the coding sequence ATGACCGAAACCAAAGCCACGTCGCGCACGTCGAATTCTCGACGCAAGGGGCTGCACATAGAGCGGTTCTTCAGTACTGAGGGCACTCATCCCTACGACGAGGTCACCTGGGAGCGTCGCGACGTCGTCCAGACGAACTGGCGTACCAATGAGGTCGTCTTCGAACAGCGTGGGGTGGAGTTCCCCGATTTCTGGAGCGCTAATGCCGCCACGATCGTGACGAACAAGTACTTCCGTGGTGCCTTGGGCACGGTGCAGCGCGAGGCCAGCCTCAAGACGCTCATCGACCGTGTCGTTGCGGTTTACGTGAGCACCGGCAAGAAGAATGGTTACTTCGTCACCGATGCCGATGCCACGGTGTTCGGCGAGGAACTCACGTGGCTGTTGCTGCACCAGTACTTCAGCTTCAACTCCCCGGTCTGGTTCAACGTCGGTACTGCCAGCCCACAACAGGTCAGCGCCTGCTTCATCCTCTCGGTGGACGACTCGATGGAGTCGATCCTGCACTGGTACACCGAGGAGGGAATGATCTTCAAGGGCGGTTCTGGCGCTGGAGTCAACATCTCCAGGATTCGTTCCTCCAAGGAGCTGCTGAGCAGTGGCGGGACCGCCTCCGGGCCGGTCTCCTTCATGCGGGGTGCCGATGCCTCGGCCGGAACCATCAAGTCCGGTGGTGCCACTCGCCGAGCTGCCAAGATGGTCGTCCTCGACATCGATCACCCCGACATCGAGGAGTTCATCGAGACCAAGGCGCGCGAGGAGGACAAGATCCGCGCCCTCAGCGCTGCTGGCTTCGACATGGGGATTGGCGGCAAGGACGTCAACTCGGTGCAGTACCAGAACGCCAACAACTCGGTGCGCGTCAGTGATGACTTCATGCATGCCGTGGAGAAAGGTGAGAAGTTCGGGCTTCGGGCCCGTACCACCGACAAGATCATCGAGGAGGTTGACGCTCGCGACCTCTTCGGCAAGGTGGCCAAGGCCGCCTGGGAGTGCGCCGATCCCGGTATTCAGTTCGATGACACCATCAACTCGTGGCACACCAGCGCCAACACCGGCCGCATCAACGCGTCCAACCCGTGCTCGGAGTACATGAGCCTGGACAACTCCTCGTGCAACCTGGCCAGCCTCAACCTGCTGCGGTTCCTGGATGAGGATGTCTTTGACATCGACAAGTTCCGTCGTGCAGTCGAGCTGGTCATCACTGCCATGGACATCTCCATCTGCTTCGCAGATTTCCCGACCGAGTCGATCGCCGAGACCACCCGGAAGTTCCGGCAGCTCGGTATCGGGTACGCCAATCTTGGTGCGTTGCTCATGGCCCAGGGATTGGGCTACGACTCCGACGGTGGTCGAGCCCTGGCTGCTGCCATCACCTCGCTCATGACGGGTGTGGCCTACCGGCGTAGCGCTGAACTCGCTGGCATTGTCGGCCCCTATGAGGGCTATGCCGCCAACACCGAGCCTCACAAGGCCGTCATGCGCAAGCACCGTGATGCCAATGCCGACGTCCAGCCACTGCACACCAATGACAAGGCCGTACTCGCCGCTGCCAAGGCCGAGTGGGATCAGGTCATCGAGATTGGCGACCGGAACGGTTACCGCAATGCGCAGGCCTCGGTGCTGGCGCCCACCGGGACCATCGGCTTCATGATGGACTGTGACACCACCGGTATCGAGCCAGATTTCTCCTTGGTGAAGTTCAAGAAAATGGTTGACGGTGACTCGATGCAGATCGTCAACCAGACCGTTCCGCGGGCACTCACAAATCTGGGCTATGCCCCCGAGCAGATTGCCGAGATCGTGGAGCACATCAGGGAGCACGGCTCGGTGATCGATGCCCCGCACCTGGCCGAGGAACACTACGAGGTCTTCGACTGTGCCATGGGCGCTCGGTTCATCGCCCCGATGGGTCACGTGCGAATGATGGCCGCTGTCCAGCCGTTCCTGTCCGGTGCCATCTCCAAGACGGTGAACCTTCCCGAGAGCTCAACCGTCGAGGACATTGCCGATGTTTACATGCAGGGCTGGAAACTCGGCCTCAAGGCATTGGCCGTCTACCGCGACAACTGCAAGGTGAGCCAGCCACTCTCCGACAAGAAGGATGAGGAGGACGCCACTCCCGAGCCAGAGGTGCGTGTCGAGTACCGTCCGCGCCGTCAACGGCTTCCCAAGTCCCGTGCGGGTCGCACCACGAGCTTCCAGGTCGCTGGTGCTGGTGGTTACCTCACAACAGGAGCCTATGACGACGGTCGTCTCGGTGAGATATTCCTCAAGCTGGGCAAGCAGGGATCGACCCTGGCAGGAGTCATGGATGCCCTCTCCATCTCCGTGTCCATCGGTCTGCAGTACGGCGTCCCGCTCGAGAGCTTCGTGCAGAAATTCTCGAACCTCAAGTTCGAGCCAGCCGGCATGACCGATGATCCGGACATTCGAATTGCCCAGTCGATCATCGACTACATTGCCCGACGCCTCGCCCTTGACTACCTCGACTTCGATGAGCGTGCCGAGTTGGGCATCTACACCGCCGCTGAACGAGCGCAGTACGTCGAGACCGGGTCGTACCAATTCGAGGACGAGGACGCCGAACTCATCGAGTCCGAGTCGTTGAAATCGACCCCAGCCGATCGAGTGCAGGTGCACGAGGATGGGGCAAATCAGCCCGGACTGTTCGATCCTGATCCCAGCGCAGCTGCCCAGGGCGAGAATGCTCACACCAGCGCTGAGCTGGTCGAGGAGATGACTGGTATGGCTGTTGATGCTCCGTTGTGCATGACCTGCGGTACCAAGATGCGCCCATCCGGGTCCTGCTACGTGTGCGAGAGCTGCGGATCCACCAGCGGATGCAGCTGA
- the hrpA gene encoding ATP-dependent RNA helicase HrpA → MAVTLRNTLPDGGTIDFPPDLPISEHADEIAEAIASHQVVVVAGETGSGKTTQLPKICLGLGRTRIAHTQPRRIAARTVAERVADEMDVELGNQVGYQVRFTRHTTSDTALTVMTDGVLLAQISHDRDLRAWDTIIIDEAHERSLNIDFLLGYLKQLLSRRDDLKVIITSATIDTARFSAHFDDAPIIEVSGRTYPVEVRYRPLETQPDDPGEPVEAIDQPTGICQAVTELSREGAGDILVFLAGEREIRDAADALADLALVNTEILPLYARLSAAQQHRVFTAHQGRRIVLATNVAETSLTVPGIRYVIDPGTARISRYSSRTKVQRLPIEPISQASANQRAGRCGRVAPGICIRLYSEQDFQIRPEFTEPEILRTNLASVILQMAQARLGAINDFPFVETPDRSQINDGLRLLDELGALRSGHHDTPRLTRVGHQLAQIPIDPRMGRMILEGARRRCLREILIIVSALSIPDVRERPSDKRDEADGFHRRFTSEAALQTTLSAVDRSDDHRSGDWSTIRQRETAQAAVAATDAAGQPLRHTVHTGTRPVKPAQRANSRGKNHRDAGRDQHTQGQRTRGQHIRDKESTSPSQGIDDGGDIMSIVRLWHYLRHQRKAMGSSAFRRMCRAEYLNYLRIREWQDLHSQLKRIAKDLKLRRNDEPAEVGDIITALLSGLLSHIGLLKTSETRTSARRRGARPGPREYLGTRGSNFAINPGSVLAKHPPELVVAVELVETSRLWARNVAAIRPEWVEQVGSHLLKRSFSEPHWAASSASVVANERATLYGVPLWTDRRVNYGRIDAQVARQIFIRSALVERDWRARHDFLRNNDAVVTQAQELEDRSRQRGLMADDQALYDHYDQRIPSDIVSGSQFNAWWRRQDDKHLLDLTVDDLIEPGAVAVDQFPDTWQVGDLDLPVRYVFEPGSGHDGVTVQIPLPLLGQVPREPFTWQVPGLRQELATELVRGLPKQIRTQLVPAPDRARAALLWLADNGADHTKDFTCELARALTALTGVTIKDSDWHPENLSSHLRVGFEVLDGSGHRTAASKNVKKSQRPRTSQPRKMAHSEDLGQLQVDLAPKVAKTLTKAARTKQIHGATSWQFGAVPSHVDVRRAGVDAVGYPCLVDERDGVGTAVKETRTAADRSHGQGVVRLLMLCLPDPTKWVMAHMSNATKLSLADSPYPSVPDLLTDCRLKTVDSLARKHSDGIATIRDEKAFDSLALQVRQDQAERMAQVVEETSRILQSHAGARRALLSLPDGAARADMTSQLDDLVFCNFVSATPDPWFGYMSRWMDAVVVRAESLLLNPGRDATQMDEIDVLLGEYDELCAEQPAGRLPAQVEEVGFMIEELRVQYFAQRLRTHIPVSPKRIRQAIGQVRSQS, encoded by the coding sequence ATGGCTGTTACCCTGCGCAATACGTTGCCCGATGGCGGCACGATCGATTTCCCCCCAGACCTTCCCATCAGCGAGCATGCCGACGAGATCGCTGAGGCCATCGCCAGTCATCAGGTGGTCGTCGTCGCTGGTGAAACCGGTTCTGGCAAGACGACCCAGCTGCCCAAGATCTGCCTGGGACTGGGGCGTACCCGCATCGCCCACACCCAGCCGCGCCGTATTGCTGCGCGCACGGTCGCCGAGCGAGTTGCCGATGAGATGGACGTCGAACTCGGCAACCAGGTCGGTTACCAGGTGAGGTTCACCCGGCACACCACCAGTGACACCGCCCTCACCGTCATGACCGATGGTGTCCTGCTCGCCCAGATCTCCCATGACCGCGACCTGCGAGCCTGGGACACCATCATCATCGACGAGGCCCACGAGCGCAGCCTCAACATCGACTTCCTGCTGGGCTACCTCAAACAGCTGCTGAGCAGGCGCGACGACCTCAAGGTCATCATCACCTCGGCCACCATCGACACGGCACGATTCAGTGCACACTTCGACGACGCCCCCATCATCGAGGTCTCCGGACGCACCTATCCGGTCGAGGTGCGCTACCGCCCCCTGGAGACCCAGCCCGACGACCCCGGTGAACCGGTCGAGGCCATTGACCAGCCCACGGGAATCTGTCAGGCCGTCACCGAGCTGAGCCGGGAGGGCGCGGGTGACATCCTCGTCTTCCTGGCCGGGGAGCGCGAGATTCGAGATGCCGCCGATGCCCTGGCAGACCTGGCCCTGGTCAACACGGAGATCCTGCCGTTGTACGCACGGCTCTCCGCTGCCCAACAGCACCGGGTCTTCACGGCGCACCAGGGGCGACGCATCGTCCTGGCCACCAACGTTGCCGAGACGTCGTTGACCGTGCCCGGTATTCGTTACGTCATCGATCCGGGGACGGCCCGCATCTCCAGGTACTCCTCACGGACCAAGGTGCAGCGTCTGCCCATCGAGCCCATCAGCCAGGCCAGTGCCAACCAGCGCGCCGGACGGTGTGGCCGTGTCGCTCCGGGAATCTGCATCCGGCTGTACTCCGAGCAGGACTTCCAGATCCGTCCCGAGTTCACCGAGCCGGAGATCCTGCGCACCAACCTTGCTTCGGTCATCCTGCAGATGGCCCAGGCGCGTCTGGGGGCGATCAACGACTTTCCCTTCGTGGAGACCCCGGATCGTTCCCAGATCAATGATGGTCTGCGACTTCTCGACGAGCTCGGAGCGCTGCGTTCGGGCCACCACGACACCCCACGACTCACCAGGGTCGGTCATCAGCTCGCCCAGATCCCCATCGATCCTCGTATGGGACGCATGATCCTGGAGGGAGCCAGACGGAGATGTCTGCGGGAAATCCTCATCATCGTCTCCGCGCTGTCCATCCCGGACGTGCGAGAACGCCCCAGTGACAAGCGAGACGAGGCGGACGGTTTTCATCGCCGGTTCACCAGCGAGGCTGCTCTGCAGACGACGTTGAGTGCGGTCGATCGGTCCGACGATCACCGTAGTGGCGACTGGTCGACGATTCGGCAACGCGAGACGGCCCAAGCTGCCGTCGCTGCCACCGACGCCGCCGGGCAACCGTTGCGTCACACCGTCCACACCGGGACTCGTCCGGTGAAACCCGCACAGCGTGCGAACTCGCGTGGGAAGAACCATCGGGATGCCGGCCGTGACCAGCACACGCAGGGCCAACGCACACGGGGCCAGCACATACGGGACAAGGAGTCCACGTCGCCATCGCAGGGTATCGATGATGGCGGAGACATCATGTCCATCGTGCGGCTGTGGCACTATCTGCGCCACCAACGCAAGGCGATGGGCAGCTCGGCATTCCGACGGATGTGTCGTGCGGAGTACCTCAACTACCTGAGAATCCGGGAGTGGCAGGATCTGCACAGCCAACTCAAACGTATCGCCAAGGACCTCAAACTGAGGCGCAACGATGAGCCAGCCGAGGTGGGAGACATCATCACCGCCCTGCTCTCTGGTCTGCTGTCGCACATCGGTCTGCTCAAGACGTCGGAGACCCGCACCTCGGCACGACGCAGGGGAGCACGTCCCGGTCCGCGAGAGTACCTGGGCACGCGAGGCTCCAATTTCGCCATCAATCCCGGATCGGTTCTGGCCAAGCATCCGCCAGAACTCGTCGTGGCAGTCGAGCTGGTGGAGACCTCCCGACTGTGGGCGCGCAATGTGGCGGCAATTCGTCCGGAGTGGGTGGAGCAGGTGGGCTCGCACCTGCTCAAGCGTTCCTTCTCCGAACCTCACTGGGCCGCCTCGAGCGCCTCGGTCGTGGCCAACGAACGCGCCACCTTGTACGGGGTGCCGCTGTGGACGGATCGACGCGTCAATTACGGACGCATCGATGCCCAGGTGGCACGACAGATCTTCATTCGATCGGCTCTGGTCGAACGTGACTGGCGAGCCCGGCATGACTTCCTGAGGAACAATGATGCCGTGGTGACCCAGGCCCAGGAGCTGGAGGATCGTTCTCGGCAGCGCGGACTCATGGCTGATGACCAGGCACTGTACGACCATTACGATCAGCGGATCCCCAGCGACATCGTCTCGGGCAGCCAGTTCAATGCGTGGTGGCGTCGCCAGGACGACAAGCATCTGCTCGACCTCACCGTGGACGACCTCATCGAGCCCGGAGCCGTTGCGGTCGACCAGTTTCCCGACACATGGCAGGTGGGAGACCTCGACCTGCCGGTGCGTTACGTCTTCGAGCCGGGATCCGGTCACGACGGAGTGACGGTGCAGATCCCCCTGCCGTTGCTGGGGCAGGTGCCGCGGGAACCGTTCACCTGGCAGGTTCCCGGGCTGCGCCAGGAACTGGCAACCGAACTGGTACGCGGTCTGCCCAAACAGATTCGCACCCAGCTCGTCCCAGCACCTGATCGTGCCCGTGCGGCCTTGCTCTGGCTTGCCGACAACGGCGCCGACCACACGAAGGACTTCACCTGCGAACTCGCCCGAGCACTCACCGCTCTCACCGGTGTCACCATCAAGGACTCCGACTGGCATCCAGAAAATCTGTCGTCACACCTGCGGGTGGGGTTCGAGGTGCTCGACGGGTCCGGTCACCGAACAGCGGCATCGAAGAACGTCAAGAAGTCCCAGCGGCCTCGTACCTCCCAGCCCCGAAAGATGGCTCACTCGGAGGATCTTGGTCAACTGCAGGTGGATCTGGCGCCCAAGGTCGCCAAGACGTTGACGAAGGCAGCCCGAACCAAGCAGATTCACGGTGCGACGAGCTGGCAGTTCGGTGCTGTGCCGTCACACGTGGACGTGCGGCGTGCTGGGGTCGATGCCGTCGGATACCCGTGTCTGGTAGACGAGCGCGACGGGGTGGGCACCGCAGTCAAGGAGACCCGCACCGCCGCCGATCGGAGTCACGGTCAAGGAGTCGTCCGTCTGCTGATGCTCTGCCTTCCCGACCCCACCAAGTGGGTCATGGCACACATGTCGAACGCCACCAAGTTGTCCCTGGCCGACTCGCCGTACCCCTCGGTGCCCGATCTGTTGACGGACTGCCGACTCAAGACGGTCGACTCCCTGGCCAGGAAACACAGTGACGGGATCGCCACCATCCGCGACGAGAAGGCCTTCGACTCCCTGGCACTTCAGGTGCGGCAGGACCAGGCCGAGCGGATGGCCCAGGTGGTCGAGGAGACATCGCGGATCCTCCAGTCCCATGCCGGGGCGCGACGAGCACTGCTGAGCCTGCCCGACGGGGCGGCACGTGCGGACATGACCTCCCAACTCGACGATCTGGTGTTCTGCAATTTCGTCTCGGCCACCCCGGACCCGTGGTTCGGCTACATGTCGCGGTGGATGGATGCCGTCGTCGTGCGCGCGGAGTCGCTGCTGCTCAACCCGGGCAGGGACGCCACCCAGATGGATGAGATCGACGTCCTGCTCGGCGAGTACGACGAGCTCTGCGCCGAACAGCCTGCTGGTCGGCTTCCTGCCCAGGTGGAGGAGGTGGGATTCATGATCGAGGAGCTTCGCGTGCAGTACTTCGCCCAGCGGCTGCGCACCCACATCCCGGTCTCTCCCAAGCGAATTCGTCAGGCCATCGGGCAGGTTCGGTCCCAATCCTGA
- the nrdR gene encoding transcriptional regulator NrdR yields the protein MRCPFCQHDDSRVLDSRVCEDGTAIRRRRQCPVCSSRFTTIERMQLTVLKRNGTEELFNREKVIAGVRKACKGRPVDDSDLAVLGQRVEDGLRARGMAAIPSDQIGVAILKPLRDLDPIAYLRFASVYRNYDSIDDFADEIDRLRDETANADDAETPVEDRYSTSSHQPLF from the coding sequence GTGAGATGCCCATTCTGCCAGCATGATGATTCCCGAGTTCTTGATTCACGAGTCTGCGAAGACGGTACGGCGATCCGTCGTCGCAGACAGTGCCCGGTCTGCAGCAGCAGGTTCACGACGATCGAGCGCATGCAGTTGACCGTCCTCAAACGCAATGGGACTGAGGAACTCTTCAATCGAGAGAAGGTCATTGCCGGTGTGCGGAAAGCTTGCAAGGGCAGGCCGGTCGACGACTCTGATCTCGCGGTGCTCGGGCAGCGTGTCGAGGATGGGCTTCGCGCCCGCGGCATGGCTGCCATTCCGTCCGACCAGATCGGGGTGGCCATCCTCAAGCCGCTGCGTGATCTTGATCCCATCGCATACCTGAGATTTGCCAGCGTCTACCGTAACTACGACTCGATCGACGACTTCGCCGACGAGATTGATCGGCTGCGTGATGAGACAGCCAATGCCGACGATGCCGAGACCCCGGTGGAGGACCGGTACTCGACATCTTCCCATCAGCCACTTTTCTGA
- a CDS encoding acyl-CoA thioesterase, whose protein sequence is MPSTTAELLDLLDLEVLEPNLFRGPRPETTWQRTFGGQVLAQSLVAGCRTVQDRKVHSLHAYFLHGGRNDAPIIYDVKRLRDGRTLSTRRVDARQHGRVIFTSEVSFKTSEEGLDHSDRKPSHVPDPEECPTLAQAMAAAMGRAMPMVTEWDALDVRYAGDGNAYHHQNHATHMRLWVKASSTLPDDAVTHRAILAYLSDMSLMAAAILPHLPALPAGHTVSPASIDHAMWFHRKGIADQWMLYDQISPSASGSHGFSMGRLIQNGRLIASCAQEGVIRVVDVADQGSPFGAPTR, encoded by the coding sequence ATGCCATCAACGACTGCAGAACTACTCGACCTGCTCGATCTCGAGGTGCTCGAGCCCAACCTCTTCCGAGGGCCACGCCCTGAGACGACCTGGCAACGTACCTTTGGTGGTCAGGTTCTGGCGCAGTCCCTCGTCGCTGGGTGCCGTACCGTGCAGGATCGCAAGGTCCACTCCCTGCACGCGTACTTCCTGCATGGCGGACGCAACGACGCGCCCATCATCTACGACGTCAAGCGGTTGCGGGATGGACGGACCTTGTCGACGCGTCGTGTTGACGCCCGTCAGCACGGCCGAGTGATCTTCACCTCGGAGGTGTCGTTCAAGACCTCCGAGGAAGGACTGGACCACAGTGATCGCAAACCGTCACACGTCCCGGATCCCGAGGAGTGCCCGACCCTGGCCCAAGCCATGGCGGCAGCCATGGGACGCGCCATGCCCATGGTCACCGAGTGGGATGCCCTCGACGTGCGTTACGCCGGCGACGGCAACGCGTACCACCATCAGAACCATGCAACCCACATGCGGTTGTGGGTCAAGGCGAGCAGTACGCTTCCCGATGACGCCGTCACCCATCGTGCGATCCTCGCCTACCTGTCGGACATGAGTCTCATGGCCGCGGCGATCCTGCCGCACCTGCCAGCGTTGCCAGCCGGTCACACGGTGAGTCCGGCGTCGATCGATCACGCCATGTGGTTCCATCGCAAGGGCATCGCGGATCAGTGGATGCTCTACGACCAGATCTCGCCGAGTGCCTCGGGGTCCCACGGATTCTCCATGGGACGGCTCATCCAGAATGGGCGACTCATTGCCTCGTGTGCCCAGGAAGGGGTCATACGTGTCGTGGACGTGGCCGATCAGGGTTCACCCTTCGGCGCTCCCACGCGGTGA
- a CDS encoding universal stress protein translates to MTENRTQRVVIAGVDGSEDGLRATKFAAGSAKARSADLLIIHAVDDNGVAGAWGFAYDRKALEEVGQAIVEDAIKVALEQGLDKERIHGEVIVGNPAALLADRSEKVELIVVGRRATSGLERMFVGSTSVAIAGMASCPVIVISQAATPHPVGDKHKVAIAVGPQTSNTKTLTFACDQAKRYDAELEVVTVTPPLPAGATGGYKLTDESMERMISELDQRLAEIADPVVSSYPEVSCHRRVLTGQPVDELVSLSETVDQLIIGVNKHPLLGWTAGGVARGIMAHAKCPLGIVH, encoded by the coding sequence ATGACTGAGAACAGGACGCAACGTGTCGTCATTGCCGGTGTCGACGGGTCGGAGGACGGCCTGCGAGCCACGAAGTTCGCTGCCGGATCAGCCAAGGCTCGCAGTGCCGATCTGCTCATCATCCATGCTGTGGACGACAATGGCGTTGCCGGGGCATGGGGATTTGCCTATGACCGCAAGGCCTTGGAGGAGGTGGGGCAGGCCATCGTCGAGGACGCCATCAAGGTTGCTTTGGAACAGGGCCTCGACAAGGAACGCATTCATGGCGAGGTCATCGTCGGAAACCCGGCAGCCCTGCTGGCCGACCGCTCCGAGAAGGTCGAGCTCATCGTCGTGGGACGCCGTGCCACCAGTGGGTTGGAGCGCATGTTCGTCGGCTCGACGTCGGTGGCCATCGCCGGAATGGCATCCTGCCCGGTCATCGTCATCTCCCAGGCCGCCACACCACATCCCGTGGGCGACAAGCACAAGGTCGCCATCGCCGTGGGGCCGCAGACCTCGAACACCAAGACCCTGACATTTGCCTGTGACCAGGCCAAGCGCTATGACGCCGAGCTGGAAGTCGTCACCGTGACCCCACCACTGCCCGCTGGTGCCACCGGTGGCTACAAGCTCACCGATGAGTCCATGGAACGCATGATCAGCGAACTCGATCAACGTCTGGCCGAGATCGCCGATCCAGTTGTCAGCTCCTACCCGGAGGTGTCGTGCCATCGACGTGTGCTCACCGGGCAACCTGTCGACGAACTGGTGAGCTTGTCGGAGACCGTCGATCAACTCATCATCGGCGTCAACAAGCACCCACTGCTCGGCTGGACTGCTGGGGGAGTGGCCCGCGGCATCATGGCGCACGCCAAGTGCCCACTGGGGATCGTTCACTGA
- a CDS encoding T3SS (YopN, CesT) and YbjN peptide-binding chaperone 1, with product MDEPADFDFDLDRSTEQAWAQFTERLAEVVSVIDDNGSLTIGTPSLRDEMVPYVRFVQIDPDDPRDDARIVLQASSNAHLGPSSQLTQPQVEEMTRLGWQLPDEEELPNDGRLNRTGNPAHEEALAHGDFWVLSSQNDCYDVAELAVTTLRTIFSVQHPVFLAPDQLAEVLQPQDDSELDGPVLAQQVADELTTMFGHPPFRDEEGDFAIRVGSTMVFIRATSDGEELLLFSVIVHDVDGRSRAVEVLNDLNVQSRYGRFALHQDRVLVTMSLMAKPFVPEHLHRAVRIMSQLSDGIDDELARKLHGRTTFDRDTEDWA from the coding sequence ATGGATGAGCCAGCGGACTTTGATTTTGATCTTGATCGGAGTACCGAGCAAGCGTGGGCACAATTCACCGAGCGTCTTGCCGAGGTGGTTTCCGTCATTGACGACAACGGAAGTCTCACCATTGGCACGCCGTCGTTGCGCGATGAGATGGTTCCCTATGTCCGCTTCGTCCAGATCGATCCTGATGATCCTCGCGACGATGCGCGAATCGTGCTGCAGGCCTCCAGCAACGCCCATCTGGGCCCCTCGTCCCAGCTGACCCAGCCGCAGGTCGAGGAGATGACCCGCCTGGGGTGGCAGCTTCCCGACGAGGAGGAACTGCCCAACGATGGGCGGCTCAACCGCACTGGGAATCCCGCGCACGAGGAGGCCTTGGCACATGGCGATTTCTGGGTTCTCAGCTCGCAGAACGACTGTTACGACGTGGCAGAACTCGCTGTGACCACGCTGCGAACGATTTTCAGCGTCCAGCACCCGGTGTTCCTCGCTCCAGACCAGCTTGCTGAGGTCCTGCAACCACAGGACGACAGTGAGCTCGACGGACCAGTGTTGGCCCAGCAAGTCGCCGACGAACTCACGACTATGTTCGGCCACCCACCGTTCCGTGACGAGGAGGGCGACTTCGCAATCCGTGTGGGATCGACGATGGTGTTCATCCGAGCCACCAGCGATGGGGAGGAGCTCCTGCTGTTCTCCGTCATCGTCCATGACGTCGACGGACGTTCCCGGGCCGTGGAAGTACTCAATGACCTCAACGTTCAGTCACGCTACGGGCGGTTCGCCCTGCATCAGGACCGTGTTCTCGTCACGATGTCGCTCATGGCCAAACCGTTCGTACCAGAGCATTTGCACCGGGCAGTGCGCATCATGTCGCAGCTGTCCGACGGCATCGACGACGAACTCGCACGCAAGTTGCACGGGCGCACGACGTTCGACAGGGACACCGAGGACTGGGCCTGA